In Halomarina salina, one DNA window encodes the following:
- a CDS encoding mRNA surveillance protein pelota, with protein MRIADRYHVEGGMERITLVPETLDDLWHLNYILEPGDMVGGDTHRRVRRDDEQLRDSGGEREHMYVTLQVDETEFARFANRLRVSGVIEDCSREDQLGFHHTLNVEDNEELEVTKHWKPDQLERLEEAVEATETADVAVATVEEGAAHVHTVAQYGAEERVALTGPTGKGEFARGRDELFAELTQVLQRMEVDAIILAGPGFTKQDALDYVEENAPDVAAKVTVVDTSAVGDRGVHEVLKRGAVEDVQAETRIAREAELIDELMNEIGQGAKAAYGVEEVQKAVEYGAVETLLVVDERLRLERAGEGEWDADANDLLESVDQKGGDVVVFSHEFDPGEQLANLGGIAAILRYRLE; from the coding sequence ATGCGCATCGCGGACCGCTACCACGTCGAGGGAGGGATGGAGCGCATCACGCTCGTCCCCGAGACGCTCGACGACCTCTGGCATCTCAACTACATCCTCGAACCCGGCGACATGGTCGGCGGCGACACCCACCGCCGCGTCCGACGCGACGACGAGCAGTTGCGCGACTCTGGCGGCGAGCGCGAACACATGTACGTCACGCTGCAGGTCGACGAGACGGAGTTCGCGCGGTTCGCCAACCGACTCCGAGTGTCCGGCGTCATCGAGGACTGCTCGCGCGAGGACCAGCTCGGCTTCCACCACACGCTCAACGTCGAGGACAACGAGGAACTGGAGGTCACGAAACACTGGAAGCCCGACCAGCTGGAGCGCCTGGAGGAGGCCGTCGAGGCGACCGAGACGGCCGACGTCGCCGTCGCCACCGTCGAGGAGGGGGCGGCGCACGTCCACACCGTCGCGCAGTACGGCGCGGAGGAACGGGTCGCGCTCACCGGTCCGACCGGGAAGGGCGAGTTCGCCCGCGGCCGCGACGAACTGTTCGCGGAGTTGACGCAGGTGCTCCAGCGGATGGAGGTCGACGCCATCATCCTCGCCGGACCGGGGTTCACGAAGCAGGACGCGCTCGACTACGTCGAGGAGAACGCGCCCGACGTGGCCGCGAAGGTGACCGTCGTCGACACGAGCGCCGTCGGCGACCGGGGGGTCCACGAGGTGCTCAAACGGGGTGCGGTCGAGGACGTGCAGGCCGAGACCCGCATCGCCCGCGAGGCCGAACTCATCGACGAGCTGATGAACGAGATCGGTCAGGGTGCGAAGGCCGCCTACGGCGTCGAGGAGGTCCAGAAGGCCGTCGAGTACGGTGCCGTCGAGACGCTGCTCGTCGTCGACGAACGCCTCCGACTGGAGCGAGCGGGCGAGGGCGAGTGGGACGCCGACGCGAACGACCTGCTCGAATCGGTCGACCAGAAGGGCGGTGACGTCGTCGTCTTCTCCCACGAGTTCGACCCCGGCGAGCAGCTGGCGAACCTCGGGGGAATCGCGGCCATCCTCCGCTACCGGCTGGAGTGA
- a CDS encoding aspartate/glutamate racemase family protein, whose protein sequence is MTDDSSGVATSDTADAGIDHVEMGVLRVLTLADPDAVALHGRLVERHFPEVTTHSRCIPDHPEGIPTVEAEAAALPLVDSLDREMAADVDVLAVSCALDPGVAELDDALDVPVVGAGASVAAAALARGEHVGTLGLEAGTPPNVERLLGDRLRASEVVEGAETTTALTTEQGRAAIRRAVARLADAGCDVVAPSCTGITTADVLGDLRESLAIPVLDPVLAMAAMGRLALVPTASPGGEQR, encoded by the coding sequence GTGACCGACGATTCCTCCGGGGTCGCTACGAGCGACACGGCGGATGCGGGAATCGACCACGTCGAGATGGGAGTGCTCCGCGTTCTCACCCTCGCGGACCCCGACGCGGTGGCGCTCCACGGTCGTCTCGTCGAGCGACACTTCCCCGAGGTCACGACTCACTCGCGATGTATCCCGGACCACCCCGAGGGCATTCCGACGGTCGAGGCCGAGGCGGCGGCGCTGCCGCTCGTCGACTCGCTCGACCGGGAGATGGCTGCCGACGTGGACGTGCTGGCGGTGAGCTGTGCACTCGACCCGGGCGTCGCCGAACTCGACGACGCCCTCGACGTTCCCGTCGTCGGGGCGGGGGCGAGTGTGGCGGCGGCGGCGCTCGCCCGCGGCGAGCACGTCGGCACGCTCGGTCTGGAGGCCGGGACGCCACCGAACGTCGAACGCCTCCTCGGGGACCGTCTTCGGGCGAGCGAGGTGGTCGAGGGTGCCGAGACGACGACCGCCCTCACCACGGAGCAGGGGCGCGCCGCGATTCGCCGTGCGGTCGCTCGCCTCGCGGACGCGGGCTGTGATGTCGTCGCGCCGAGCTGCACGGGCATCACGACGGCGGACGTGCTCGGCGACCTGCGCGAGTCGCTGGCGATTCCGGTGCTCGACCCGGTGCTCGCCATGGCGGCGATGGGCCGACTGGCGCTCGTCCCGACGGCGTCGCCCGGAGGCGAGCAGCGGTGA
- a CDS encoding zinc-dependent alcohol dehydrogenase family protein, with translation MRAAVLKEYGEPLEIEEVDEPQVTPDGAIVELEACGICRSDWHGWQGDWDWLGIQPQEGQILGHEPAGHVIATGENVTEVSEGDHVAVPFNIGDGTCIQCRTGHGNTCENVMPLGFVEQVQGAFAEEVHVPAANHNLVKLPDGVSSTDMAGLGCRFMTAFHGLAHRADVGAGDWVAVHGCGGVGLSAVHIADALGANVVAVDLMDDKLDKARDLGADEVVNAGEVDDVPESVKDLSAGSADVSVDALGIATTCQNSVLSLGTRGQHVQIGLTTSDEQGMVQLPTDAMVMQEIEFIGSLGMPPTQYDEIFRMVQTGKLNPSAVVSETVALDDVSDRLASMTDFETVGIPVIDQFA, from the coding sequence ATGCGCGCAGCAGTTCTCAAAGAGTACGGCGAACCGCTCGAGATAGAGGAGGTAGACGAACCACAGGTGACACCCGACGGGGCGATCGTCGAACTCGAAGCCTGCGGTATCTGCCGGTCGGACTGGCACGGCTGGCAGGGCGACTGGGACTGGCTCGGCATCCAGCCACAGGAGGGCCAGATCCTCGGCCACGAACCGGCGGGTCACGTCATCGCCACCGGCGAGAACGTGACGGAGGTGAGCGAGGGCGACCACGTCGCCGTCCCGTTCAACATCGGCGACGGAACCTGTATCCAGTGTCGAACAGGCCACGGGAACACCTGCGAGAACGTGATGCCACTCGGCTTCGTCGAGCAGGTCCAGGGTGCGTTCGCGGAGGAGGTCCACGTGCCCGCCGCGAACCACAATCTCGTGAAACTCCCCGACGGCGTCTCCTCGACGGACATGGCCGGACTCGGCTGCCGGTTCATGACCGCGTTCCACGGCCTCGCTCACCGCGCCGACGTCGGCGCGGGCGACTGGGTCGCCGTCCACGGCTGTGGCGGCGTCGGCCTCTCGGCGGTCCACATCGCCGACGCCCTCGGCGCGAACGTCGTCGCCGTCGACCTCATGGACGACAAACTCGACAAGGCGCGTGACCTCGGCGCGGACGAGGTCGTCAACGCGGGCGAGGTCGACGACGTGCCCGAGTCCGTCAAGGACCTCAGCGCCGGCTCCGCGGACGTCAGCGTCGACGCCCTCGGCATCGCCACGACGTGCCAGAACTCGGTGCTCAGCCTCGGCACGCGCGGCCAGCACGTCCAGATCGGCCTGACGACGAGCGACGAACAGGGGATGGTTCAGCTGCCGACCGACGCGATGGTGATGCAGGAGATAGAGTTCATCGGGTCGCTCGGGATGCCCCCGACGCAGTACGACGAGATATTCCGGATGGTCCAGACGGGCAAGCTCAACCCCAGCGCCGTCGTCAGCGAGACGGTCGCACTCGACGACGTCTCGGACCGACTCGCCTCGATGACCGACTTCGAGACGGTCGGCATCCCCGTCATCGACCAGTTCGCCTGA
- a CDS encoding universal stress protein codes for MARDAVFGGDLPTTGAGAVNALVSVEGATEDRAAVRAAGEFVAATGGHLTVLNVMPGGAFADRQFARERVPDLPRFTLAQAEEERRRTAEHVAREALAGVPVEYECVGVVGREPACILAEARARGCSHVFVVARRRSSLGAVGAEDVVRAVVESFDGTVTVLREAADADPRPVETVHVPGRGRPTTAGTPHSSR; via the coding sequence ATGGCGAGAGACGCAGTGTTCGGCGGCGACCTGCCGACGACCGGGGCTGGTGCGGTGAACGCGCTGGTGAGCGTGGAGGGAGCGACCGAAGACCGAGCGGCGGTCCGGGCGGCCGGCGAGTTCGTCGCCGCGACCGGTGGGCACCTGACCGTCCTCAACGTGATGCCCGGCGGCGCGTTCGCCGACCGCCAGTTCGCCCGCGAGCGGGTGCCGGACCTGCCGCGGTTCACGCTCGCCCAGGCGGAGGAGGAACGTCGTCGGACGGCCGAACACGTCGCCCGCGAGGCGCTCGCCGGCGTCCCGGTCGAGTACGAGTGTGTCGGCGTCGTCGGCAGAGAACCGGCGTGCATCCTCGCCGAGGCGCGGGCGCGCGGCTGTAGCCACGTCTTCGTCGTCGCTCGACGGCGCTCGTCGCTCGGGGCGGTCGGGGCCGAGGACGTCGTCAGAGCGGTCGTCGAGTCCTTCGACGGGACGGTGACGGTGCTCCGAGAGGCGGCCGACGCCGACCCCCGACCGGTCGAGACGGTCCACGTCCCCGGCCGGGGACGACCGACGACCGCAGGCACCCCTCACTCCAGCCGGTAG
- a CDS encoding MBL fold metallo-hydrolase produces the protein MSPTDTDVVERVTGIHDITCIERETGRIRAFLVDADTPTLFDAGLPDTTEELLAGIEATGVAPERVVVTHGHGDHVGGCDAVCEEYDCDLYLPEGSDPDVETEGEFYGEGDTFAGFEAVHAPGHVSHQHLFVNEDREVAIMADAASGADQRGLPGGYFHLPPGVYSEDLVLAEESLAKLREYEFDVGLVYHGSSVLEDASEKLDEYVALVE, from the coding sequence ATGTCACCGACCGACACTGACGTCGTCGAACGCGTGACCGGCATCCACGACATCACCTGTATCGAACGCGAGACGGGCCGAATCCGGGCGTTCCTCGTCGACGCGGACACGCCGACGCTGTTCGACGCGGGCCTCCCGGACACGACCGAGGAACTGCTCGCGGGCATCGAGGCGACCGGCGTGGCCCCGGAACGGGTCGTCGTCACGCACGGCCACGGCGACCACGTCGGCGGCTGTGACGCCGTCTGCGAGGAGTACGACTGCGACCTCTACCTCCCGGAGGGGAGCGACCCCGACGTGGAGACCGAGGGGGAGTTCTACGGCGAGGGCGACACGTTCGCCGGGTTCGAGGCGGTCCACGCGCCTGGTCACGTCTCCCACCAGCACCTGTTCGTGAACGAGGACCGGGAGGTCGCCATCATGGCCGACGCAGCCAGCGGGGCCGACCAGCGCGGCCTGCCGGGCGGCTACTTCCACCTCCCGCCGGGCGTCTACTCCGAGGACCTCGTGCTGGCCGAAGAGAGCCTCGCGAAGCTGCGGGAGTACGAGTTCGACGTGGGGCTCGTCTACCACGGCTCGTCCGTGCTGGAGGACGCCAGCGAGAAACTCGACGAGTACGTCGCGCTGGTCGAGTAG
- the rqcH gene encoding ribosome rescue protein RqcH codes for MERKRELTSVDCAALARELGKYEGAKVDKAYLYGDDLLRLKMRDFDRGRLELLVEVGDPKRAHLAAQEHVPDAPGRPPNFAMMLRNRITSADFAGVEQFEFDRILTFHFERDDGDTHIVAELFGDGNIAVCDDNYEVVGSLETVRLKSRTVAPGSIYDYPSSRFNPLEVDREGFDARMEQSDTDVVRTIATQLNFGGLWAEELCTRAGVEKTKDITDATEDDYAALFEELDRLRTVLRSGKFDPRVYYEPVEDDGGNSGADADSDDDTETDDDVRTDVTPVPMEEYEGKRAEVFSNFDDALDDYFHNLEREPGDEATGGEASSRPDFEEEVAKYERIIAQQEGAIESFEEDAQEERERAELLYARYDLVDDVISAVQNARAEDTSWDDIAARFEEGAEQGIEAAEAVVDVNGAQGTVTLRIDDTRVTVDPSMGVEKNADQLYQEAKRIQEKKEGALEAIEDTREQLEDAKERREQWEAPDEDESDDESMEDVDWLSRSSIPRRRDEQWYERFRWFRTSDGYLVLGGRSADQNEELVKKYTEKNDRFLHTQAHGAPVTILKATEPNEASKAVDFPESSLEQAAQFAITYSSVWKEGQFAGDVYMAEPSQVSKTPESGEYVEKGSFVVRGERTYFEDTPVGCAVGIAVEPQTQVLGGPPEAIEPRTETSIRLEPGRYAQNDMAQMLYREFKSRFTDQTFVRKVASADRIQEFLPNGGSRMVDD; via the coding sequence ATGGAACGAAAGCGCGAGTTGACGAGCGTCGACTGCGCGGCCCTCGCGCGCGAACTCGGCAAGTACGAGGGCGCGAAGGTCGACAAGGCCTACCTCTACGGCGACGACCTCCTGCGGCTCAAGATGCGGGACTTCGACCGCGGGCGGCTCGAACTCCTCGTCGAGGTGGGCGACCCCAAACGCGCCCACCTCGCGGCGCAGGAGCACGTCCCCGACGCACCCGGTCGCCCGCCGAACTTCGCGATGATGCTCCGGAACCGCATCACGAGCGCCGACTTCGCCGGCGTCGAGCAGTTCGAGTTCGACCGCATCCTCACCTTCCACTTCGAGCGGGACGACGGCGACACGCACATCGTCGCGGAGCTGTTCGGCGACGGGAACATCGCCGTCTGCGACGACAACTACGAGGTCGTCGGGAGTCTGGAGACCGTTCGCCTGAAGTCGCGGACCGTCGCGCCGGGGTCCATCTACGACTACCCCTCCTCGCGGTTCAACCCGCTGGAGGTCGACCGCGAGGGGTTCGACGCCCGGATGGAGCAGTCCGACACCGACGTCGTCCGCACCATCGCCACGCAGCTGAACTTCGGCGGTCTCTGGGCCGAGGAGCTCTGCACCCGCGCGGGCGTCGAGAAGACGAAGGATATCACGGACGCGACCGAGGACGACTACGCGGCGCTGTTCGAGGAACTCGACCGCCTCCGGACCGTCCTCCGATCGGGCAAGTTCGACCCGCGCGTCTACTACGAGCCGGTCGAGGACGACGGTGGCAACAGTGGGGCCGACGCGGACTCCGACGACGACACTGAGACCGACGACGACGTCCGGACGGACGTGACGCCCGTTCCGATGGAGGAGTACGAGGGGAAGCGCGCGGAGGTGTTCTCGAACTTCGACGACGCGCTGGACGACTACTTCCACAACCTCGAACGCGAACCGGGCGACGAGGCGACCGGCGGGGAGGCGTCCTCTCGCCCCGACTTCGAGGAGGAGGTGGCGAAGTACGAGCGCATCATCGCCCAGCAGGAGGGCGCCATCGAGAGCTTCGAGGAGGACGCCCAGGAGGAACGCGAGCGCGCCGAACTGCTGTACGCCCGCTACGACCTCGTCGACGACGTCATCTCGGCGGTCCAGAACGCCCGCGCCGAGGACACGTCGTGGGACGACATCGCCGCCCGGTTCGAAGAGGGCGCGGAGCAGGGCATCGAGGCGGCCGAGGCCGTCGTGGACGTGAACGGCGCGCAGGGGACCGTGACGCTCCGCATCGACGACACGCGGGTCACCGTCGACCCGTCGATGGGCGTCGAGAAGAACGCCGACCAGCTCTACCAGGAGGCAAAGCGCATCCAGGAGAAGAAGGAGGGTGCGCTGGAGGCCATCGAGGACACCCGCGAGCAGCTGGAGGACGCGAAGGAACGCCGCGAGCAGTGGGAAGCGCCCGACGAGGACGAGAGCGACGACGAGTCCATGGAGGACGTCGACTGGCTCTCGCGGTCCTCGATTCCGCGGCGACGCGACGAGCAGTGGTACGAGCGGTTCCGCTGGTTCCGGACGAGCGACGGCTACCTCGTCCTCGGCGGGCGCAGCGCCGACCAGAACGAGGAGCTCGTCAAGAAGTACACCGAGAAGAACGACCGGTTCCTCCACACGCAGGCCCACGGCGCGCCCGTCACCATCCTGAAGGCGACCGAACCGAACGAGGCGTCGAAGGCCGTCGACTTCCCCGAGTCGTCGCTGGAACAGGCCGCGCAGTTCGCCATCACCTACTCGTCGGTGTGGAAGGAGGGGCAGTTCGCGGGCGACGTCTACATGGCCGAGCCGAGCCAGGTGTCGAAGACGCCCGAGAGCGGCGAGTACGTCGAGAAGGGGTCGTTCGTCGTCCGCGGCGAGCGAACGTACTTCGAGGACACGCCGGTCGGCTGCGCGGTCGGTATCGCCGTCGAACCCCAGACGCAGGTGCTCGGCGGGCCGCCGGAGGCTATCGAACCGCGCACCGAGACGTCGATTCGGCTCGAACCGGGCCGCTACGCCCAGAACGACATGGCGCAGATGCTCTACCGGGAGTTCAAGTCGCGGTTCACCGACCAGACGTTCGTCCGGAAGGTGGCGAGCGCGGACCGCATCCAGGAGTTCCTGCCGAACGGCGGGAGTCGGATGGTCGACGACTGA
- a CDS encoding Lrp/AsnC family transcriptional regulator: MATNTPSVEEWIEDPRVVELLEERMDHKDYLIFRELNEDGRLSDTELAERVDLSRTAARRRRKNLQEEGIMEIFALLVFQQADYTYAEVQISYAASATRADIDAFIEELVDDALIYEVAECVGEHDLMIRVWQSSLDDINVHVREHLQGNDVVDDYTLVPITKSHKMFHRDFRTDGDAG, encoded by the coding sequence ATGGCTACGAACACACCCAGCGTCGAGGAGTGGATCGAGGACCCACGCGTCGTGGAGCTCCTCGAAGAGCGGATGGACCACAAGGACTACCTCATCTTCCGGGAACTGAACGAGGACGGCCGTCTCTCGGACACCGAACTGGCCGAACGGGTCGACCTCTCGCGGACCGCCGCTCGACGCCGCCGGAAGAACCTGCAGGAGGAGGGAATCATGGAGATATTCGCGCTGCTCGTCTTCCAGCAGGCCGACTACACGTACGCCGAGGTCCAGATATCGTACGCGGCGAGCGCGACGCGTGCGGACATCGACGCGTTCATCGAGGAACTCGTCGACGACGCGCTCATCTACGAGGTCGCCGAGTGCGTGGGCGAACACGACCTCATGATCCGCGTCTGGCAGTCCTCGCTCGACGACATCAACGTCCACGTCAGGGAGCACCTGCAGGGCAACGACGTCGTCGACGACTACACGCTCGTCCCCATCACCAAGTCCCACAAGATGTTTCACCGAGACTTCCGGACGGACGGGGACGCCGGGTAG
- a CDS encoding thiamine pyrophosphate-binding protein, whose product MPVTDDLVTLFERAGLDTVFGFPCEQLDPYYASLANSDLRHVLGRSEASAAIMADGYARASGRVGVVDGVGGPGAANLGVGLVEAAGASSPVFALTGDNPVATRGNGVIQDADNRAILDPYVKSGYDAVTPERAVADTATALREAVGGVPGPVHVNVPEDVLREELGDADGNEGSDEVRHRAVSASFPAHRPPPTPESVAQAVDLLEAAERPVVVAGEGIHRAHAHDALVAFAENTHTPVVTSMNGKGAVAETEPYALGVVGRWGFCQVANDAVEDADLVLALGCRLGELTTVGWSLLDEDAAVVHVDRDPSWLGRNYDADVAMAADLRTAIEALTEQSDPEAFGDRESRISSLAADRAEWRESHRDELESDATPIRPSRVVADIGTALPTDGVLVSATSYSGFFSGAFHEVPRAGLGYVQARGSDGINYALPQALGIQVARPEAPVVVLTGDGGLGYHIADLETAVREELPVTVVVADNAMLGSSKASQLGNYAVDQSTDFAQVDFAQVARGFGCDAERIEDPSRLAGALAEAVGSDHPTLLDVVVDPFAAPPVLV is encoded by the coding sequence ATGCCAGTGACCGACGACCTCGTCACCCTGTTCGAGCGGGCGGGCCTCGACACGGTGTTCGGCTTCCCGTGCGAGCAGCTGGACCCGTACTACGCCAGCCTCGCGAACTCCGACCTGCGCCACGTCCTCGGCCGCAGCGAGGCGAGTGCCGCCATCATGGCCGACGGCTACGCCCGCGCCAGCGGGCGGGTGGGCGTCGTCGACGGCGTCGGCGGCCCCGGCGCGGCGAACCTCGGCGTCGGCCTCGTCGAGGCGGCGGGCGCGTCCTCGCCCGTGTTCGCCCTCACCGGTGACAACCCGGTCGCGACGCGCGGGAACGGCGTCATCCAGGACGCCGACAACCGCGCCATCCTCGACCCGTACGTGAAGTCGGGCTACGACGCCGTGACGCCCGAACGCGCAGTCGCGGACACGGCCACCGCCCTCCGCGAGGCAGTCGGTGGCGTCCCTGGTCCCGTCCACGTCAACGTCCCGGAGGACGTCCTCCGGGAGGAACTGGGCGACGCAGATGGGAACGAGGGGTCCGACGAGGTCCGTCACCGCGCGGTGTCGGCGTCGTTCCCGGCCCACCGGCCGCCCCCGACCCCCGAGTCCGTCGCTCAGGCGGTCGACCTGCTCGAAGCGGCCGAGCGGCCGGTCGTCGTCGCGGGCGAGGGCATCCATCGGGCACACGCCCACGACGCACTGGTCGCGTTCGCCGAGAACACCCACACGCCCGTCGTCACCTCGATGAACGGGAAGGGGGCGGTCGCCGAGACGGAGCCGTACGCGCTCGGCGTCGTCGGGCGCTGGGGGTTCTGCCAGGTGGCGAACGACGCCGTCGAGGACGCCGACCTCGTCCTCGCACTCGGCTGTCGCCTCGGCGAACTCACCACCGTCGGCTGGTCGCTCCTCGACGAGGACGCGGCCGTGGTCCACGTCGACCGCGACCCGTCGTGGCTCGGGCGGAACTACGACGCCGACGTGGCGATGGCCGCCGACCTCCGTACCGCTATCGAGGCACTCACCGAGCAGAGCGACCCGGAGGCCTTCGGCGACCGCGAGTCACGAATCTCGTCGCTGGCCGCCGACCGCGCCGAGTGGCGCGAGAGCCACCGCGACGAACTGGAGAGCGACGCCACCCCCATCCGACCGAGTCGCGTCGTCGCCGACATCGGCACCGCGCTCCCCACCGACGGCGTCCTCGTCAGCGCGACGAGCTACTCCGGGTTCTTCTCGGGCGCGTTCCACGAGGTGCCCCGGGCCGGCCTCGGCTACGTGCAGGCCCGCGGGAGCGACGGCATCAACTACGCGCTGCCCCAGGCGCTGGGTATCCAGGTCGCTCGCCCCGAGGCCCCGGTCGTCGTCCTCACGGGCGACGGCGGCCTCGGCTACCACATCGCGGACCTGGAGACGGCGGTGCGCGAAGAGCTACCGGTCACCGTCGTCGTCGCGGACAACGCCATGCTCGGCTCCTCGAAGGCGAGCCAGCTCGGCAACTACGCCGTCGACCAGTCGACGGACTTCGCGCAGGTGGACTTCGCGCAGGTCGCCCGCGGGTTCGGCTGCGACGCCGAGCGCATCGAGGACCCCTCGCGGCTGGCGGGCGCGCTGGCGGAGGCGGTGGGGAGCGACCACCCGACGCTGCTCGACGTCGTGGTCGACCCGTTCGCCGCGCCGCCGGTGCTGGTCTGA
- a CDS encoding MBL fold metallo-hydrolase produces the protein MRLTFLGTGSAMPTGDRFQTGLLVESEDRDPLLVDCGSGVLHALARTDVGYEGVSTVLLTHHHLDHVADLLPLLKAKWLAGTTDLTVVGPEGTRDLLDGLLDVHDYMQGRVDLTVEEVGPGSFSVGGYDVEAVETVHSLYCLAYRFAGAEGDLTFSGDSEATEAVADLADGSAVLVHDCSFPDEVDVANHPTPSQLGEVLAGRDVGTTYLTHLYPHTDGEHESMLDSVESRYDGDVRFARDGLQVPVADESEDPDTTVTGSDDAE, from the coding sequence ATGCGACTCACCTTCCTGGGCACCGGCAGCGCGATGCCGACCGGCGACCGCTTCCAGACCGGACTGCTCGTCGAGAGCGAGGACCGCGACCCGCTCCTCGTCGACTGCGGGAGCGGCGTGCTCCACGCACTCGCCCGGACCGACGTCGGCTACGAGGGCGTCTCGACGGTGCTCCTGACGCACCACCACCTCGACCACGTCGCCGACCTGCTCCCCCTGCTGAAGGCGAAGTGGCTCGCCGGGACGACGGACCTCACGGTCGTCGGCCCCGAGGGCACGCGGGACCTCCTCGACGGACTGCTCGACGTCCACGACTACATGCAGGGTCGCGTGGACCTCACCGTCGAGGAGGTCGGTCCGGGGTCGTTCTCGGTCGGCGGCTACGACGTCGAGGCCGTCGAGACGGTCCACTCGTTGTACTGCCTCGCCTATCGCTTCGCGGGAGCGGAGGGCGACCTGACGTTCTCGGGCGACAGCGAGGCCACCGAGGCCGTCGCGGACCTCGCCGACGGGTCGGCCGTGCTCGTCCACGACTGCTCGTTCCCCGACGAGGTGGACGTGGCGAACCACCCGACGCCGTCGCAGTTGGGCGAGGTTCTCGCCGGACGGGACGTCGGGACGACCTACCTCACGCACCTCTACCCCCACACCGACGGCGAACACGAGTCGATGCTCGACTCGGTCGAGTCACGGTACGACGGCGACGTCCGGTTCGCTCGCGACGGTCTCCAGGTGCCGGTCGCCGACGAGTCGGAGGACCCGGACACGACCGTCACCGGCTCCGACGACGCCGAGTGA